The region AAAGTATTGAGTGCACAAGAAACATCATCTGGCGGGGCATTGGTGGAGATAAGATTTGATAGTGCTTTTTCTATTTTACCTGATTATGCTATACGGCAAGTAGTATATAATGATACAGTGATAGACACCAATAGTTTTCATACCTACTCTATAAATCTCAAGAGATGGTGGAACGATCATGTAGTTTCATGTTGTGATCATAATGGTAAGATAAGCGGTGGAGTTCATTTCTTTTTTGGAAAAGACGGCAATACTGTTCAGTGTACGTTTGCAAAGTTAGACACGAATAAATTTCCTTTAGGAGTTAGGGATGTCAGGGAAAAAGAGTTTGTTTTACTTCCATTTTCTTATACATTAGAATCTGAAAATGGTACATCTTGTACCCCGGAATTCTTATATCCGCAATTCGCAGTTGTTCCTGGGAGTTATGTTTTGAAAATAGCAGAAGGAGATAGTGAATATCCTTTCCTCTCTTATCCTTTACTTGTTGAATTAAATGAACTACATTCTGTGGTGTTTAGTCTATGCCTTTCAAAGAAATCTGACTTAACTCCTTTCTCTTTTGCTATAGGGAGTGAAATCTACAGAGGGCAAAACTCTTACCAGAATTTTACACATTCCACATATAATTCCTCAATGTCAGTAGATATATCAACTTCTGAACTTTGTGATTGGCATTGCTATTTTGTTTTGCCTTGTAATCTGATGGTAAATACCCTTACTGCATATACGGATTCTGATACGATTTCTCTACAAGAAAAATACGATTATACAGTTAACCACATAGATAATTATAATATAGTTGTAATTAGAAACGAATGCAACTATAAACATCTTGAGCTTGTTTACAAATCTGCTTATGAATGGGAACATGCCAATGTCTATACCGGTACTACGCTTAGCGATTATTGCCGAGCTCTTGCAATCGGTGACGGGAATAATGATGGAGTTAACGAACTATACGGGGCTGGAGGTATAGATAGAGTTTACCAGAGCAAAAAAACGAATGGCACATGGGTGACGACAGACCTTACCGGCGATATCGGTGACGATATGAACGGAATTGCAGTAGGCGATGTTGATACTTCATTCGCAGGGAATGAAATATACGTTGGTGGAGATGATGCCAGATTACAACAAATTAAATGGACTGGCTCAAGTTGGAGCACAACTGTTGTCACAACTCTTGGAGACAACATAAAACAGGTTAGTATTGGCGACGGAAATAATGACGGAATAAGTGAAGTTTATTGTGCGTCCCTTAATAATCACGCATACCAGTTAAAGAAAAACGGAAGTTCCTGGACGACTACCGATTTAACCGGTGACTGTGGTGACGATATGTATGCAGTAGCAGTCGGAGATGCAGATTCTACTTTCACGGGGAATGAAGTGTATGCAGGAACTAAAGATGGAACTTCTACCGATGGCAGACTGTATGAAATTACATATACTAGTGGAACCTGGACAAAAACTACAATCGCAGATTTGGGTAGCCATATAAATTGGATTTCGGTTGGAGATGGGAATAATGACGGTACGGGTGAAGTATATGTTGCCTGTGAAGACGTGCATATTTACCAATTTAGAAAAACAAACGGTTCGTGGGTAAAAACGGACATCGGAACAGGACAAACTGGAACTGCGGCTAATATGTTTCAGGTAGTAGTTGGCGATGGCAACAACGATGCCGACAATGAAGTTTTTGGAGTATCAAGAGCAATAGGAACGGACGAAGTAGGATATGTTTTCCAGTTTAAATGGAATGGCAGTTCATGGGATAAGGTAGAAGTAAGTCCGTCAACGAATCGTGGGTATTTTTCAATTGCATTAGGAAATGCAGACCCCAATTTCACGGGGAATGAAGTTTACGGAGCTTGCGATTGGACTGCATCACCTGAACTATTACCACATATATATGAGTTTACGTATTCATCTCTTCTAAGCTATTCAATGGGAAATAAAAAAACTATTTTGGGGAATAAAGAGTATGTTTTTGAGATAAAAGGCAAGAATCCACTGACTAATCAGACGGTTCTTAAATACTCTATTCCTGCGGAGAGTTATGTGAAGCTTACCCTGTATGAAGTAAGCGGAAGAGTAGCGAAAAGAATATGCAATGAGAAAGTAAAAGCAGGCACTTACAGCGTAACTCTTAATTCAAAGGGATTAAAAACAGGAATATATCTTGTGAGGTTCGAGACTGAAGGATTTAAGTCTACAAAGAAATTGATATTAATACACTAAGAATAGACGATTAAGAACAGAGCCCTTCTCAGTAATGGGGAGGGCTTTTGTTTTTATAGTTGACATTAAAGAGCATTCAAAGTATATATTCTTTGAATAAATAATAGAGGAGGATAGTATGAAAAGTTTTTTGGCTGTTTTTATGATTTTAGGAGCTCAGAATATATTTGCGACAAATACACCAGATGTATTATGGACAAAAACTTATGGCGGGCAATATAGAGATAAGGGAAGAGCAGTTTTGCAGATTGCAGACGGCGGGTACATAATTTGTGGATACAGTTGCTCTTTTAATGTCTCAGGGTACAAGGATGTCTTGCTTATAAAAACGGATTCTATCGGAGATACATTGTGGATAAAAACTTATGGGGCAACTTCTCACGAAACTGGTTATTCTGTAAAACCTACTATGGACAACGGATATATACTCTGTTATTATAACTCATCTTCCATAGGATTGATAAAAACAGATTCTTCCGGGAATGAACAATGGAATAAGACATACTTAAGCGGTGGGGGAACTATTGGAGATGCTAAGCAAACAATGGACGGGGGATATATAATTTGTAGTAACACTAATACGGCTAATTCAGATGTAGTTCTTATAAAAACAGATTCTAACGGAGATACGTTATGGACAAGAACTTATGTTAACGCTGGGACTAATTATGGTTACTCAGTATTTCAAACTATGAATAATGGGTATATAGTTTGTAGCGGAACTGCTAATAATATTTGGATTGTAAGAACAAATGTTTCAGGAGATACGTTATGGACAAGAATTTTTTCTGGAACAGGTTATAATATGCAAAAAACCACAGACGGCGGGTACATAATTTGTGGAGGTTTGAATAATAATATCGGGCTTATAAAAATAGATAGTTCTGGAAATGAGCAATGGTCTGATACTTTAGCTGGCAGCTATGCTAATTCAGTTCAACAAACTAAAGATGGAGGGTATATAACCTGTGGTGTCAATGGTTTTGATGCGTATTTAGTAAAAACCGATAGTGCAGGTATTATGCAATGGGCAAAGGCTTTCAACGATACGGCTGAAAGCGAATGGATGGCGGTACAACAAACTAAAGATAATGGATATATTCTTTGTGGATATACTAATCCTAATGGAGTATCTGATGTTTTATTGATGAAAACTGGTGCGGAAGTTCCTATTGAAGAGACTGGGGGTAAAGATTTTGCTTTTCCACAAATTAAAATATCTCCGAACCCGTTCTTTCAAAAAGCAGTTATTAAATACCAGCTATCTAAGAAAAACCATGTTTCATTAATAATTTGCGATATTACGGGAAGGATAGTAAAAACCCTTGTAAATGAACAAAAGTCCGCAGGAAATTATACAGCAACTATTAACGAAAAAGAATTAAGAACGGGAATTTATTTTGTAAAACTGATATCCGGCGGGTATAAGGAAGCAAAGAAATTGGTATTGTTAAAATGAAATTAAAAGCATAGAATTATATGATATCAATATTAACTTTATTTCTTTTCCAGCAGACTTATGCTGCAGGAATTTGGACTCAGTATGGTGCAACCCTTGGAAATACCCATTTGCAGGCTATGAGAGGCGCTATGTTCAGCGCACCGGATGTAAAATGGTGTGATACGACAAGAAACGGGATAGAATCTTTCGGCGCAACAGTTGCGGATGTTGATAAAGATGACTCAATGGAAGTATTTATAGGAAGCTGTGACAGTTCGTTCTATTGCATAAACGGAACAACAAAGAGAATTAAATGGAGTTACAAAACAAGAAAGGAGATATATTCTTCGTCAGCGTTAGCGGATGTGGATAAAGACGATACTATGGAAGTAGTATTTGCAAGCCGGGATTCCTCGGTTTATTGCGTGAACGGAGCAACCGGGAAACCTGAATGGATATATGCAACAAGTGGTGAAATAAGGAGCTCACCGTTGGTATCTGATATTGATAAAGATGATACTATGGAAGTTATAATCGGAAGTTATGGCGGCAAAATTTATTCTCTGAACGCTTTGACCGGACAGGTGAAATGGAGCTATGCTACGGGGTGCGCATCCATTGAATCATCCCCGGCAGTGGAAATAGACGTTAAGGGAAACGATACGATATTAGTCTTTATCGGGAGTAATAATCTTTACTGCCTGAACGGGACAAACGGCAGGTTAAGATGGAGCTATCCG is a window of bacterium DNA encoding:
- a CDS encoding T9SS type A sorting domain-containing protein; its protein translation is MFRKIIGVVSLFLMGATVNAWQQDAITNIGQLDSGGTISALTTALNGRIYGSTESGNIFVYDSASGIQELGYVGMNVNAIITGNDSLIYGGGAKNDSPYIFVYNPNNSWNPGTNPLRIKVPLLDSINAVQSLTCGKDSMIYIGTGIIATAYYYHPRLYKYNPFTQVVTHICQIPSDRYEISCLAATYTGKICGGLYRGSPSAASFFVYDPVVDSIIILESMGVESGVTDMVMGIDRQVYGITEDFLFKYNPDSSWIPGATPTNNPYKKDESFTYNSEKITAGNNGRLYISGINNFYSYDPRVTWNYGTSDTNNPRSYGNIISGETSSHSLTVGKDNLIYGGTGLTGYLYVFAPRPIFKAHFMTLDSIPWPFDVTMSDGNWVQELDSVTYFLREIPTYFTFSAWYENASHYSVIQRNFIFEPGSYKEWDFFALPPETLKENRFEFTGKETGSNVSSVWTYDSVTKVLSAQETSSGGALVEIRFDSAFSILPDYAIRQVVYNDTVIDTNSFHTYSINLKRWWNDHVVSCCDHNGKISGGVHFFFGKDGNTVQCTFAKLDTNKFPLGVRDVREKEFVLLPFSYTLESENGTSCTPEFLYPQFAVVPGSYVLKIAEGDSEYPFLSYPLLVELNELHSVVFSLCLSKKSDLTPFSFAIGSEIYRGQNSYQNFTHSTYNSSMSVDISTSELCDWHCYFVLPCNLMVNTLTAYTDSDTISLQEKYDYTVNHIDNYNIVVIRNECNYKHLELVYKSAYEWEHANVYTGTTLSDYCRALAIGDGNNDGVNELYGAGGIDRVYQSKKTNGTWVTTDLTGDIGDDMNGIAVGDVDTSFAGNEIYVGGDDARLQQIKWTGSSWSTTVVTTLGDNIKQVSIGDGNNDGISEVYCASLNNHAYQLKKNGSSWTTTDLTGDCGDDMYAVAVGDADSTFTGNEVYAGTKDGTSTDGRLYEITYTSGTWTKTTIADLGSHINWISVGDGNNDGTGEVYVACEDVHIYQFRKTNGSWVKTDIGTGQTGTAANMFQVVVGDGNNDADNEVFGVSRAIGTDEVGYVFQFKWNGSSWDKVEVSPSTNRGYFSIALGNADPNFTGNEVYGACDWTASPELLPHIYEFTYSSLLSYSMGNKKTILGNKEYVFEIKGKNPLTNQTVLKYSIPAESYVKLTLYEVSGRVAKRICNEKVKAGTYSVTLNSKGLKTGIYLVRFETEGFKSTKKLILIH
- a CDS encoding T9SS type A sorting domain-containing protein — encoded protein: MKSFLAVFMILGAQNIFATNTPDVLWTKTYGGQYRDKGRAVLQIADGGYIICGYSCSFNVSGYKDVLLIKTDSIGDTLWIKTYGATSHETGYSVKPTMDNGYILCYYNSSSIGLIKTDSSGNEQWNKTYLSGGGTIGDAKQTMDGGYIICSNTNTANSDVVLIKTDSNGDTLWTRTYVNAGTNYGYSVFQTMNNGYIVCSGTANNIWIVRTNVSGDTLWTRIFSGTGYNMQKTTDGGYIICGGLNNNIGLIKIDSSGNEQWSDTLAGSYANSVQQTKDGGYITCGVNGFDAYLVKTDSAGIMQWAKAFNDTAESEWMAVQQTKDNGYILCGYTNPNGVSDVLLMKTGAEVPIEETGGKDFAFPQIKISPNPFFQKAVIKYQLSKKNHVSLIICDITGRIVKTLVNEQKSAGNYTATINEKELRTGIYFVKLISGGYKEAKKLVLLK